A single region of the Pseudomonas mandelii genome encodes:
- a CDS encoding winged helix-turn-helix transcriptional regulator: MVEGTSPQSSECPVARTLEVIGDRWSLMILRDAFDDIRRFSEFQKSLGVAKNILASRLKALVEVGVFDVRPASDGSAYKEYVLTDKGREIFPVVVSMRQWGERFLFQPQETRSVLLDNATGQALMPMDVRSSSGQKLGPSDCHRVRLVDGES; this comes from the coding sequence ATGGTCGAAGGCACTTCACCGCAAAGCAGCGAATGCCCGGTAGCAAGAACACTTGAGGTGATTGGGGATCGCTGGTCGCTGATGATCCTTCGCGACGCCTTTGACGATATTCGCCGATTCAGCGAATTTCAGAAGAGCCTGGGCGTGGCCAAAAATATCCTGGCCTCGCGACTGAAAGCATTGGTTGAAGTCGGGGTCTTCGACGTTCGACCGGCGTCAGATGGAAGCGCCTACAAGGAGTACGTCCTGACGGACAAAGGACGTGAGATCTTTCCGGTGGTGGTCAGCATGAGGCAGTGGGGCGAACGTTTCCTGTTCCAGCCGCAGGAAACGCGTTCTGTACTGTTGGACAACGCGACCGGCCAGGCTCTGATGCCGATGGATGTTCGTTCATCAAGCGGGCAAAAACTGGGGCCTTCTGACTGCCACAGGGTGAGACTTGTCGACGGCGAGTCGTGA